From Planctomycetia bacterium, a single genomic window includes:
- a CDS encoding molybdopterin biosynthesis protein MoeB — MSGFDGERYSRQTRFAGVGADGQRKLAAASVAVVGCGALGGAVAVTLARAGVGTLRLVDRDVPELSNLPRQLLFDEADVAAGLPKAVAAARHLARINSAGRYEPVVVDLAAANVAEVLGGVDVIVDGSDNFEVRFLVNEFACRQGVPWVYGGAIGAEGRVLAIVPGRTACLRCLVPEPPAPGALPTCDTAGIIGPAALVVGAVEAAQAMRLIVGGPVDSRLLVCDLWSDAWRTVDLTALAAAGCPTCRGGDYPWLEGRVGATAATLCGRDAVQVLPATRVAIDLEAVAGRLAAVGAVSANAWMVRAEVEPGIQLSVFADGRAIVTGTRVEPHARGIVARYLGG, encoded by the coding sequence ATGAGCGGGTTCGATGGCGAGCGGTATTCGAGGCAGACGCGGTTCGCGGGCGTCGGCGCGGACGGGCAGCGGAAGCTCGCGGCGGCGTCGGTGGCCGTGGTCGGCTGCGGGGCGCTCGGCGGCGCGGTCGCGGTGACGCTGGCCCGGGCCGGCGTCGGCACGTTGAGACTCGTCGATCGCGACGTGCCGGAACTGTCGAACCTGCCGCGGCAACTGCTCTTCGACGAGGCTGACGTGGCCGCCGGGCTCCCCAAGGCCGTAGCCGCGGCCCGGCACCTGGCCCGGATCAACTCCGCGGGTCGCTACGAGCCCGTCGTCGTCGATCTCGCCGCCGCGAACGTGGCCGAGGTGCTCGGCGGCGTGGATGTGATCGTCGACGGCAGCGACAACTTCGAGGTCCGGTTTCTCGTCAACGAGTTCGCCTGCCGCCAGGGCGTGCCCTGGGTGTATGGCGGTGCGATCGGCGCCGAGGGGCGGGTGCTGGCGATCGTCCCCGGCCGCACCGCCTGCCTGCGCTGCCTCGTGCCCGAGCCGCCGGCCCCCGGAGCCCTGCCGACCTGCGACACCGCCGGGATCATCGGCCCCGCCGCGCTGGTGGTGGGGGCAGTGGAGGCGGCGCAGGCGATGCGGCTGATCGTCGGCGGCCCCGTCGACAGCCGGCTGCTCGTCTGCGACCTGTGGTCCGACGCCTGGCGGACGGTCGACCTCACGGCGCTGGCGGCCGCGGGCTGCCCGACCTGTCGGGGCGGTGACTATCCATGGCTCGAGGGTCGGGTGGGGGCCACGGCCGCGACGCTCTGCGGCCGGGATGCCGTGCAGGTGCTGCCGGCAACGCGGGTCGCTATCGACCTCGAGGCGGTCGCGGGGCGGCTGGCCGCGGTCGGGGCCGTCAGCGCGAATGCGTGGATGGTGCGGGCCGAGGTCGAGCCCGGGATCCAGCTCTCGGTCTTCGCCGACGGTCGGGCGATCGTGACCGGCACCCGCGTCGAGCCGCACGCCCGCGGCATCGTCGCCCGCTACCTCGGGGGCTGA
- the tsaD gene encoding tRNA N6-adenosine threonylcarbamoyltransferase: MCLDLRAATPRIPLYTPAMPLLAIETTCDETAAAVISRDRAVLSSVVASQERLHARWRGVVPELASRAHVERIIPVIDEAVERAAIERPDIEAVAVACRPGLVGSLLVGLAAAKGIAAARGVPLLGYDHVAAHLYACRLGHGGPLPYPCVGLVASGGHTSLFHVRGPLDLERLGGTIDDAAGEAFDKVASLLGLDYPGGPAIERAAVGGNPRAHRLPRPLANDRERLDMSFSGLKTAVRYLVRPPGGPADAPPPQGAALADLAASFQRAAVDTILAKLELAVERTGCRALLVGGGVAANVLLREAVESLGKRRGLAVFVPPRSLCTDNAAMGAIAWERLERGEDDGLELDVVAGTDRTGARRA; the protein is encoded by the coding sequence TTGTGCCTCGACCTGCGCGCGGCGACGCCGCGAATTCCCTTGTACACTCCTGCCATGCCCTTGCTCGCGATCGAGACCACCTGCGATGAGACCGCGGCCGCGGTCATTTCCCGCGACCGGGCGGTGCTCTCCAGCGTCGTCGCCAGCCAGGAGCGGCTCCATGCCCGCTGGCGCGGCGTCGTCCCCGAACTGGCCTCCCGGGCGCACGTCGAGCGGATCATCCCCGTCATCGACGAGGCTGTCGAACGGGCGGCGATCGAACGGCCGGACATCGAGGCGGTCGCGGTCGCCTGCCGGCCGGGGCTCGTCGGCTCACTCCTCGTCGGACTGGCGGCGGCCAAGGGGATCGCGGCGGCCCGCGGCGTGCCGCTGCTCGGCTACGACCATGTCGCCGCACATCTCTATGCCTGCCGCCTCGGTCACGGCGGGCCGCTCCCCTACCCGTGCGTGGGGCTCGTCGCCAGTGGCGGCCACACGTCGCTGTTCCACGTCCGTGGACCGCTCGATCTGGAGCGGCTCGGGGGCACGATCGACGATGCCGCGGGAGAGGCCTTCGACAAGGTCGCCAGCCTGCTCGGCCTCGACTACCCGGGCGGGCCGGCGATCGAACGGGCCGCCGTCGGCGGCAATCCGCGGGCCCACCGGTTGCCGCGGCCCTTGGCGAACGATCGCGAACGGCTCGACATGAGCTTCAGCGGTTTGAAGACGGCGGTGCGCTATCTGGTGCGGCCCCCCGGCGGGCCAGCGGACGCGCCGCCTCCGCAGGGCGCGGCGCTGGCGGACCTGGCGGCTTCGTTCCAGCGGGCCGCGGTGGACACGATCCTCGCGAAGTTAGAGTTGGCCGTGGAGCGGACAGGTTGCCGGGCCCTGCTGGTCGGGGGCGGGGTGGCGGCGAACGTCCTGCTTCGGGAGGCCGTCGAGTCGCTGGGGAAGCGACGCGGGCTCGCCGTGTTCGTTCCGCCGCGGTCGCTGTGCACCGACAATGCGGCGATGGGCGCGATCGCCTGGGAGCGGCTGGAGCGCGGTGAGGACGACGGCCTGGAACTCGACGTGGTGGCCGGCACCGATCGCACCGGTGCCCGCCGGGCGTGA
- the rbsA gene encoding ribose import ATP-binding protein RbsA gives MAPASLPGGSAIVMRGISKRFPGVVALDGVSLEVRRGELHAICGENGAGKSTLMKILSGVYQPDEGVLEVDGRAVRFADTRAAEAAGIAIIHQELALVEDLPVAANVFLGRERRTPLGLVDDRRMEKECGRLLGLLDCQVSPRARTGGLRVGDQQLVEIAKALSLEASLVVMDEPTSALTEAESARLERTIHRLRERGTTILYISHKMEEVFRLADRITVLRDGRHIRTVDRAATNAREVTGWMVGREIADHDFHGRRSRGPLVLEARGLTLPWPEHPRGYRIADVSFDLHAGEIVGFAGLMGAGRTEVLETIFGAAGSNWRGTILLDGAPVRFAHPAEALAAGIAMVSEDRKRLGLFPDLDVAANISLCSLREALAGGLVSRDREEALVAGPLRDTGVKTPGPHAPITGLSGGNQQKCIIGRWLLTRPRVLLLDDPTRGIDVGAKAELYQLIDRLCRDGLAVVLTSSELPELLTLSDRIIVLAEGRVAGEFTRAEATEQKIMEAATAGRRSAPASA, from the coding sequence ATGGCCCCGGCCTCCCTCCCCGGCGGGTCGGCGATCGTGATGCGCGGCATCTCGAAGCGGTTCCCGGGCGTCGTCGCGCTCGACGGCGTGTCGCTGGAGGTGCGGCGCGGCGAGCTGCACGCCATCTGCGGCGAGAACGGCGCCGGCAAGAGCACGCTGATGAAGATCCTCTCGGGCGTCTACCAGCCCGACGAGGGCGTGCTCGAAGTGGACGGCCGCGCGGTGCGGTTTGCCGACACGCGTGCCGCCGAGGCCGCGGGCATCGCCATCATCCACCAGGAACTGGCGCTCGTCGAGGACCTGCCCGTGGCCGCCAACGTGTTCCTCGGCCGCGAGCGGCGCACGCCGCTCGGTCTCGTCGACGACCGGCGCATGGAGAAGGAGTGCGGCCGCCTGCTCGGCCTGCTCGACTGCCAGGTGTCGCCGCGGGCGCGCACGGGCGGCCTCCGGGTCGGCGATCAGCAGCTTGTCGAGATCGCCAAGGCGCTGTCGCTCGAGGCCTCGCTCGTCGTCATGGACGAGCCGACGAGCGCCCTCACCGAGGCGGAGTCGGCGCGGCTGGAGCGCACGATCCACCGGCTCCGTGAGCGGGGCACGACGATCCTCTACATCTCCCACAAGATGGAGGAGGTGTTCCGGCTCGCCGACCGGATCACGGTGCTCCGCGACGGCCGGCACATCCGCACCGTCGACCGCGCCGCCACCAATGCCCGAGAAGTGACCGGCTGGATGGTGGGCCGCGAGATCGCCGACCACGACTTCCACGGCCGCCGCTCCCGCGGCCCGCTCGTGCTCGAGGCCCGCGGCCTGACGCTCCCCTGGCCCGAGCATCCGCGCGGCTACCGGATCGCCGACGTGTCCTTCGATCTCCACGCCGGCGAGATCGTCGGCTTCGCCGGCCTGATGGGGGCCGGCCGCACGGAGGTCCTGGAGACGATCTTCGGCGCCGCCGGCTCGAACTGGCGCGGCACGATCCTGCTCGACGGCGCGCCGGTCCGCTTCGCGCACCCCGCCGAGGCGCTGGCCGCCGGGATCGCGATGGTCAGCGAGGACCGCAAGCGGCTCGGCCTGTTTCCCGATCTCGACGTGGCGGCCAACATCAGCCTGTGCAGCCTGCGCGAGGCGCTGGCCGGGGGCCTCGTCAGCCGCGACCGCGAGGAGGCGCTCGTCGCCGGCCCGCTCCGCGACACGGGGGTCAAGACCCCGGGGCCGCACGCGCCGATCACCGGCCTGTCCGGCGGCAACCAGCAGAAGTGCATCATCGGCCGCTGGCTCCTGACCCGCCCCCGCGTCCTGCTCCTCGACGACCCGACCCGGGGCATCGACGTCGGTGCCAAGGCCGAGCTTTACCAGCTCATCGACCGGCTCTGCCGCGACGGCCTCGCCGTCGTCCTCACCTCCAGCGAGCTGCCCGAACTGCTCACGCTCTCCGACCGGATCATCGTCCTCGCCGAGGGGCGGGTAGCGGGGGAGTTCACCCGGGCGGAGGCGACGGAGCAGAAGATCATGGAGGCGGCGACGGCGGGCCGCCGGTCGGCGCCTGCCTCCGCCTGA
- a CDS encoding sugar ABC transporter permease, giving the protein MPFPPGLAAVRRLLRPNEWTLLAAIVVTVLITGLVDTQHTYWFRPFDSVRDIARNTALLGIFALGATVVIIAGGIDLSSGSMIAFSGTVAACTMVALAPAEVAGFKPVGPVVVGIACLASLLVGFLVGTLHAWLITSIRLPPFIATLATLVGLRSFARALCESTTATFLPTKNALINVSDPLFKAVRDNVWIPVVVFALLAAVTWLILTRTVLGRHVHALGGNEQAARLAGIRTDNVKWFAYCYGAMTAALAGLFYVANESVAAPVNQGRGHELNAIAAAVVGGCSLTGGVGTVPGTVLGAIFLRLVIDAVSKIIKTGADVYEGLIVGTVVVIAVTFSQIGQIGRGGRQLLPGGLGLCAIPTLALFCGGVAATTAGGRAGIGAGLAAIVLLVALRTWEARAAQRAARTP; this is encoded by the coding sequence ATGCCATTTCCCCCCGGCCTGGCGGCCGTGCGCCGACTCCTCCGGCCCAACGAGTGGACGCTGCTGGCGGCGATCGTCGTCACGGTGCTGATCACGGGCCTCGTGGACACGCAGCACACCTACTGGTTCCGCCCCTTCGACAGCGTCCGCGACATCGCCCGCAACACGGCGCTGCTCGGCATCTTCGCCCTCGGCGCGACGGTGGTGATCATCGCCGGCGGCATCGACCTGTCCTCGGGTTCGATGATCGCCTTCTCGGGCACCGTCGCCGCCTGCACGATGGTGGCGCTGGCGCCGGCGGAGGTGGCGGGGTTCAAGCCGGTCGGCCCCGTGGTCGTGGGGATCGCCTGCCTGGCGAGCCTGCTCGTCGGGTTCCTCGTCGGCACGCTCCACGCCTGGCTGATCACGTCGATCCGCCTGCCGCCGTTCATCGCCACGCTGGCCACGCTCGTCGGCCTGCGGAGTTTCGCCCGCGCCCTGTGCGAGAGCACGACCGCCACGTTCCTGCCGACGAAGAACGCGCTGATCAACGTCTCCGACCCGCTCTTCAAGGCGGTCCGCGACAACGTCTGGATCCCGGTCGTCGTCTTCGCCCTGCTCGCGGCCGTCACCTGGCTGATCCTCACGCGCACCGTGCTCGGCCGGCACGTCCACGCCCTCGGCGGCAACGAGCAGGCGGCCCGGCTGGCCGGCATCCGCACCGACAACGTGAAGTGGTTCGCCTACTGCTACGGGGCGATGACCGCCGCGCTGGCGGGGCTGTTCTACGTGGCCAACGAGTCGGTGGCGGCGCCCGTCAACCAGGGCCGTGGCCACGAGCTCAACGCCATCGCGGCGGCGGTCGTCGGCGGCTGCTCGCTGACCGGCGGCGTGGGCACCGTGCCCGGCACTGTGCTGGGGGCGATCTTCCTCCGCCTCGTCATCGACGCCGTGTCGAAGATCATCAAGACCGGTGCCGACGTCTACGAGGGGCTGATCGTCGGCACCGTCGTCGTCATCGCCGTCACCTTCTCCCAAATCGGCCAGATCGGCCGCGGCGGACGGCAGCTGCTGCCGGGCGGGCTCGGCCTGTGTGCCATCCCGACGCTCGCCCTGTTCTGCGGCGGCGTCGCCGCCACGACGGCCGGAGGCCGGGCGGGCATCGGCGCCGGCCTCGCCGCCATCGTGCTGCTCGTCGCCCTGCGGACGTGGGAGGCCCGGGCGGCGCAGCGTGCCGCCCGGACGCCATGA